Proteins found in one Serinicoccus marinus DSM 15273 genomic segment:
- a CDS encoding ABC transporter permease, with the protein MIGGVAWSTIGDLLLRHLYLAGVPLLIGLLISLPLGWLATRYRWLAPPMIAGTSLLYTIPSLALFILLPLLLGTQILDDANVLVAMTLYTIALLTRTVADGLGSVPGATRQAATAMGYGELRRTVVVDLPLAVPVITAGLRVAAVSNVSIVSVAALIGVSQLGQLFTEGFNRNDMGPILVGIVTCMVLAIALDAGIALLSRALTPWMRAGAAR; encoded by the coding sequence GTGATCGGCGGTGTCGCCTGGTCCACGATCGGTGACCTCCTGCTCCGCCACCTCTACCTCGCAGGGGTGCCGTTGCTGATCGGGCTGCTCATCAGCCTTCCGCTGGGCTGGCTGGCCACCCGCTACCGCTGGCTCGCGCCGCCCATGATCGCCGGGACCAGCCTGCTCTACACCATCCCCTCGCTCGCGCTCTTCATCCTGCTGCCGCTGCTCCTCGGGACCCAGATCCTCGACGACGCCAACGTGCTCGTGGCGATGACGCTCTACACCATCGCCCTGCTGACCCGGACCGTCGCCGACGGCCTCGGCTCCGTGCCGGGGGCGACCCGGCAGGCGGCGACAGCGATGGGCTACGGCGAGCTGCGCCGCACCGTCGTCGTGGACCTGCCCCTCGCGGTCCCCGTCATCACCGCGGGGCTGCGTGTGGCCGCGGTGAGCAACGTGTCGATCGTCTCGGTCGCGGCGCTCATCGGGGTGAGCCAGCTCGGTCAGCTCTTCACCGAGGGCTTCAACCGCAACGACATGGGTCCGATCCTCGTCGGCATCGTCACCTGCATGGTGCTGGCGATCGCGCTGGACGCAGGGATCGCGCTGCTGTCCCGGGCGCTGACACCCTGGATGCGGGCGGGGGCGGCCCGATGA
- a CDS encoding ABC transporter substrate-binding protein: MRRNAALTLALGTTLALAACGGGEDPMAEGGGESEGGSGGAITVGSANFPENELLAEIYAAALEEYDVEVDTQLNIGSRETYVAAIEDGSIDVIPEYTGGLATYFNSEITVTSSEDVLADLQENLPEGLQVLEISDAENKDSLVVTQETAEELDLTAIGDLEPHAGDLTLGGPPEFETRPNGVDGLAETYGLEFASFRSLSAGSTLTVESLAGGQVDVANIFTTDPAVEANDFVVLEDPESLFAAQNVVPLISADAVSDDVEEALNEVSDALTTERLTEMMVELSDGADPQEVAQEFVDDEL; encoded by the coding sequence ATGCGACGCAACGCAGCGCTCACCCTTGCCCTCGGCACGACCCTCGCCCTCGCCGCCTGCGGTGGCGGGGAGGACCCCATGGCGGAGGGCGGAGGAGAGTCCGAGGGCGGATCGGGCGGGGCTATCACCGTCGGCTCGGCCAACTTCCCCGAGAATGAGCTGCTCGCCGAGATCTACGCCGCCGCGCTCGAGGAGTACGACGTCGAGGTCGACACCCAGCTCAACATCGGCAGCCGGGAGACCTACGTCGCCGCGATCGAGGACGGCTCGATCGACGTGATCCCGGAGTACACCGGTGGCCTGGCCACCTACTTCAACTCCGAGATCACCGTCACCTCCTCCGAGGACGTGCTGGCGGACCTGCAGGAGAACCTCCCTGAGGGGCTGCAGGTGCTCGAGATCAGCGACGCGGAGAACAAGGACTCCCTGGTCGTCACGCAGGAGACCGCCGAAGAGCTCGACCTCACCGCGATCGGTGACCTGGAGCCGCATGCCGGTGACCTCACCCTCGGCGGGCCGCCGGAGTTCGAGACCCGGCCCAACGGCGTCGACGGGCTGGCCGAGACCTACGGCCTGGAGTTCGCCTCGTTCCGCTCGCTGTCCGCGGGCTCGACCCTGACCGTGGAGTCGCTGGCGGGCGGCCAGGTGGACGTCGCCAACATCTTCACCACGGACCCGGCCGTGGAGGCCAACGACTTCGTCGTGCTGGAGGATCCCGAGTCGCTCTTCGCAGCGCAGAACGTCGTGCCCCTCATCAGTGCCGATGCCGTCAGCGACGACGTGGAGGAGGCGCTCAACGAGGTGTCCGACGCGCTCACGACCGAGCGGCTGACCGAGATGATGGTCGAGCTGTCCGACGGCGCCGACCCGCAGGAGGTCGCGCAGGAGTTCGTCGACGACGAGCTCTGA
- a CDS encoding CPBP family intramembrane glutamic endopeptidase, translated as MNPVSELRSFLRAALVTPVPRDHRDEEHVLRRRRLVSAVTLVVGAVMLWWSLRLPPGDPSFYVWTTALAAVWVGGAFLSGRLYLGQGHTRAGEYARPVVQSLALGLLLLAVFLAGALVVGRIPWLAGPVNDLLDHVRFASVPVVLVITVMNGIAEEIFFRGALYAAIPQRWTVLATTALYALVTVGSGVPLLVFAAVLIGLVCGLQRRVTGGILGPAITHITWSAGMLLLLPPLLEIVS; from the coding sequence GTGAACCCGGTCTCGGAGCTGCGCTCGTTCCTGCGAGCGGCGCTGGTGACGCCCGTGCCGCGGGACCACCGGGACGAGGAGCACGTGCTGCGCCGCCGCCGGCTGGTCTCGGCGGTGACGCTCGTCGTGGGAGCGGTGATGCTGTGGTGGTCGCTGCGGCTGCCGCCGGGCGACCCGTCGTTCTACGTCTGGACGACGGCGCTGGCCGCGGTCTGGGTCGGCGGGGCGTTCCTGTCCGGGCGGCTCTACCTCGGCCAGGGGCATACCCGCGCCGGTGAGTATGCCCGACCCGTCGTCCAGTCCCTCGCCCTCGGCCTGCTGCTGCTCGCCGTCTTCCTCGCCGGTGCCCTCGTCGTGGGTCGGATCCCTTGGCTGGCCGGGCCGGTCAACGACCTGCTCGACCACGTCCGCTTCGCCTCGGTCCCCGTCGTCCTGGTCATCACGGTGATGAACGGCATCGCCGAGGAGATCTTCTTCCGCGGTGCGCTCTACGCCGCGATCCCGCAGCGGTGGACGGTGCTGGCGACCACGGCGCTCTACGCCCTGGTCACCGTCGGGTCCGGCGTGCCCCTCCTCGTCTTCGCCGCCGTCCTCATCGGTCTGGTCTGCGGGCTGCAGCGCCGGGTGACCGGCGGCATCCTGGGCCCGGCCATCACCCACATCACGTGGTCGGCCGGCATGCTCCTCCTCCTCCCTCCCCTCCTCGAGATCGTGAGCTGA
- a CDS encoding SAM-dependent methyltransferase translates to MLDAQMAYSCAYVTQPGADLTTGRESEAYPLEQAQFDKLELVCTKLGLDDRPDQRVVDVGCGWGSLTLHAAREHGARVVAVTISREQQAFVQRRAQEQGVADRVDVRLQDYREVPETDFEAVASLEMGGEEVTRVWELYLAAGAWTFAAGRMGVDQLLLRRPS, encoded by the coding sequence ATCCTCGACGCGCAGATGGCCTACTCCTGTGCCTACGTCACCCAGCCGGGAGCCGACCTGACCACCGGGCGGGAGAGCGAGGCATACCCCCTGGAGCAGGCGCAGTTCGACAAGCTCGAGCTGGTCTGCACCAAGCTGGGCCTGGACGACCGCCCGGACCAGCGCGTCGTCGACGTCGGGTGCGGTTGGGGCTCCCTGACCCTGCACGCCGCGCGCGAGCACGGCGCCCGCGTGGTGGCGGTGACGATCAGCCGGGAGCAGCAGGCCTTCGTGCAACGACGGGCGCAGGAACAGGGCGTGGCCGACCGGGTCGACGTGCGGCTCCAGGACTACCGCGAGGTGCCGGAGACCGACTTCGAGGCGGTCGCCTCCCTTGAGATGGGCGGCGAGGAGGTCACCCGGGTCTGGGAGCTCTACCTCGCCGCCGGGGCGTGGACCTTTGCCGCCGGGCGGATGGGCGTCGACCAGCTCCTGCTGCGCCGGCCCTCCTGA
- a CDS encoding MerR family transcriptional regulator, with translation MPGVRYTVKQVAEATGIPAATLRAWERRYGVVEPQRSSSQYRLYDEDDVRRLTHMAELVRHGTPASLAATQVRGADAERAPTEAERRTGLGPPVADLIRAAQRYDDTAVSQVLDRALAGVSFEQALEGWLMPALTELGRAWGRGELDVSGEHFVSAAVHRRLASAFDAAGPNSGAPVALVGLPPGALHLLGTMGFAVCLRRQGIDVRFLGADVPHESWEHSVDALRPGGVVISVPMPRDTAPAARLVDSLHAAHPQLPLWVGGHGAATERLRGSRHLPDSVVEAARSVARRLHQG, from the coding sequence GTGCCGGGGGTGCGCTACACCGTGAAGCAGGTCGCCGAGGCGACCGGCATCCCCGCGGCGACGCTGCGCGCCTGGGAGCGTCGCTACGGCGTCGTGGAGCCGCAGCGCTCCTCATCGCAGTACCGCCTCTACGACGAGGACGACGTCCGGCGGCTGACGCACATGGCCGAGCTGGTTCGGCACGGCACACCCGCCTCCCTGGCCGCCACCCAGGTGCGCGGCGCCGACGCGGAGCGCGCACCGACCGAGGCCGAGCGTCGGACCGGGCTCGGTCCACCGGTGGCCGACCTCATCCGGGCGGCGCAGCGGTACGACGACACCGCGGTCAGCCAGGTGCTGGACCGGGCCCTCGCGGGGGTCTCCTTCGAGCAGGCGCTCGAGGGCTGGCTCATGCCGGCGTTGACCGAGCTGGGTCGCGCCTGGGGACGCGGTGAGCTGGACGTCTCGGGTGAGCACTTCGTCTCCGCTGCGGTCCACCGACGGCTGGCCTCGGCCTTCGACGCCGCCGGCCCCAACTCCGGAGCCCCGGTCGCCCTCGTCGGACTGCCACCGGGTGCGCTCCACCTGCTCGGCACGATGGGCTTCGCCGTCTGCCTGCGGCGTCAGGGGATCGACGTCCGCTTCCTCGGGGCGGACGTGCCGCACGAGAGCTGGGAGCACTCGGTCGATGCGCTGCGACCGGGCGGCGTGGTCATCAGCGTGCCCATGCCCCGGGACACCGCGCCGGCGGCACGGTTGGTCGACTCACTGCACGCCGCCCACCCGCAGCTGCCGCTGTGGGTGGGCGGGCACGGTGCCGCGACGGAGCGGCTGCGCGGTTCACGCCACCTGCCCGACTCGGTCGTCGAGGCAGCGCGCAGCGTCGCGCGCAGGCTGCACCAGGGCTGA
- a CDS encoding NAD(P)H-binding protein — protein sequence MTDTTDTPGPADGHDPRGRALVTGATGYIGGLLVPLLLERGHTVRVLTRSADKLPREWADRVEVSEGDATERADLEQALAGADLAYYFIHSMDGSGDFVARDRRLAREFGRAARDAGVSRIVYLSGLHPDIPDEKLSKHLASRVEVGEILMASGVPTAVLQAATVIGSGSASFEMLRHLTKRLPVMVAPKWLKNRIQPIGIDDVLHYLVAAADLPADVNRTFDIGGPDVLTYKQMMQGFAMETGLSHRLIVTLPVLTPWLASHWVGLVTPVDAGVAKPLVGSLVHEVVCQEDDLAQLVGRPAGGATPYREAVRRAVEGD from the coding sequence ATGACCGACACCACCGACACACCCGGTCCCGCCGACGGCCACGACCCGCGTGGGCGGGCCCTGGTCACCGGCGCCACCGGCTACATCGGCGGGCTCCTGGTCCCGCTGCTGCTGGAGCGGGGACATACCGTCCGGGTGCTCACCCGCTCCGCCGACAAGCTGCCGCGGGAGTGGGCCGACCGGGTGGAGGTGAGCGAGGGCGACGCCACCGAGCGCGCCGACCTCGAGCAGGCGCTCGCCGGGGCCGACCTCGCCTACTACTTCATCCACTCGATGGACGGCTCCGGTGACTTCGTCGCGCGGGACCGGCGGCTGGCCCGCGAGTTCGGCCGCGCGGCGCGGGACGCCGGGGTGAGCCGGATCGTCTACCTGTCCGGGCTGCACCCTGACATCCCGGACGAGAAGCTCTCCAAGCACCTGGCCTCCCGCGTGGAGGTGGGCGAGATCCTCATGGCCTCGGGCGTCCCCACGGCGGTGCTGCAGGCGGCCACTGTCATCGGTTCGGGCTCGGCGAGCTTCGAGATGCTGCGCCACCTGACCAAGCGGCTGCCGGTCATGGTGGCCCCGAAGTGGTTGAAAAACCGCATCCAGCCCATCGGCATCGACGACGTGCTGCACTACCTCGTGGCGGCCGCGGACCTGCCCGCCGACGTCAACCGCACCTTCGACATCGGCGGCCCGGACGTCCTGACCTACAAGCAGATGATGCAGGGCTTCGCGATGGAGACCGGCCTGTCCCACCGGCTCATCGTGACCCTGCCGGTCCTGACCCCCTGGCTGGCCTCGCACTGGGTGGGGCTGGTGACGCCGGTCGACGCCGGGGTCGCCAAGCCGCTCGTGGGCTCGCTCGTGCACGAGGTGGTGTGCCAGGAGGACGACCTCGCCCAGCTGGTCGGTCGTCCGGCCGGCGGGGCCACGCCCTACCGGGAGGCGGTGCGGCGGGCGGTCGAGGGCGACTGA
- a CDS encoding DUF2177 family protein gives MSDARTSPRLGAGRWLASLAATGVAFGALDALWLGVLAKDKYASSFGSLMADPVNIPAAAAFYGIYTVGLTHFATAPGVAAGSIGRAAGQGAALGLVAYAAYDLTSLAVIDGFPADVVPLDLAWGALASSSAAALATAVVRGRRR, from the coding sequence GTGAGCGATGCCCGCACCTCACCCCGCCTCGGGGCCGGCCGCTGGCTGGCCTCGTTGGCGGCGACCGGTGTGGCCTTCGGCGCCCTCGACGCGCTGTGGCTCGGCGTGCTGGCCAAGGACAAGTACGCCTCCAGCTTCGGCTCGCTCATGGCCGACCCGGTCAACATCCCCGCGGCCGCGGCGTTCTACGGGATCTACACGGTCGGGCTCACCCACTTCGCCACCGCTCCCGGGGTCGCCGCGGGCAGCATCGGCCGCGCCGCGGGCCAGGGAGCGGCCCTGGGTCTCGTGGCCTACGCCGCCTACGACCTGACGAGCCTGGCCGTCATCGACGGTTTCCCCGCCGACGTGGTGCCGCTCGACCTCGCCTGGGGGGCCCTGGCCAGCAGCTCGGCGGCAGCGCTCGCCACCGCGGTGGTCCGTGGGAGGCGCCGATGA
- a CDS encoding RNA polymerase sigma factor: MSGGADDDEGIAADWVQGEQDALERAYRRWSGLVHGLSRRAVGPDDADDVTQAVFVSAWRGRATYDPQAGPLGAWLVGITRRRIADHLRTRRRHPVAEMSPDEGADSAGWSQADSADLLTIYEELERIGDPQRRIILLAYVEDLTQREIAERLDLPLGTVKTHTNRTLARLRTLLGGEG, translated from the coding sequence ATGAGTGGCGGTGCCGACGATGACGAGGGAATCGCCGCCGACTGGGTCCAGGGCGAGCAGGACGCGCTCGAGCGCGCCTACCGCCGCTGGTCAGGTCTGGTACACGGACTCTCCCGACGGGCGGTCGGACCGGACGACGCCGACGACGTCACCCAGGCGGTGTTCGTCTCCGCCTGGCGTGGACGCGCCACCTACGATCCGCAGGCCGGCCCGCTGGGGGCCTGGCTGGTGGGGATCACCCGCAGGCGGATCGCCGACCACCTCCGGACGCGCCGACGGCACCCGGTCGCGGAGATGTCCCCCGACGAGGGCGCCGACAGCGCCGGGTGGTCCCAGGCGGACAGCGCCGACCTGCTCACGATCTACGAGGAGCTGGAGCGCATCGGCGACCCGCAGCGGCGGATCATCCTGCTCGCCTACGTGGAGGACCTCACCCAGCGGGAGATCGCCGAGCGTCTCGACCTCCCGCTGGGCACGGTCAAGACGCATACGAACCGAACCCTGGCTCGGCTCCGAACACTTCTCGGAGGTGAAGGATGA
- a CDS encoding ABC transporter ATP-binding protein, with protein sequence MIRFEGVTKRYADGVTAVDDLTLEVPQGGITVFVGPSGCGKTTSLRMINRMVEPTEGRILIDDQDIAERKPAQLRRSIGYVIQHAGLFPHRTVLKNVMTVPKLIGWDTGRARNAAMEAIEKVGLTADQAERYPAQLSGGQQQRVGVARALASDPEVVLMDEPFSAVDPLVRMDLQAEVKRLQRELGITVVLVTHDIDEAIGLGDHVAVLRQGGRLAQLASPGELLREPADDFVASFVGKDRGYRKLGFTDAVVEPSAEQTVTLGQDVPAGSGWVLAVSEEGEPLGWVDRHTSGGPVGEEELHRMGSLAELGDSARVFLDAALSAPSGRGVVVEQGRVVGTVEPREVITALERERAERPTGDPVAQPDGEPQGEHVQATDPQEEHA encoded by the coding sequence ATGATCCGCTTCGAGGGCGTGACCAAGAGGTATGCCGACGGTGTGACGGCCGTGGACGACCTGACGTTGGAGGTCCCGCAGGGCGGGATCACCGTCTTCGTCGGGCCCTCCGGCTGTGGCAAGACCACCAGTCTGCGGATGATCAACCGGATGGTGGAGCCGACCGAGGGACGCATCCTCATCGACGACCAGGACATCGCGGAGCGCAAACCGGCGCAGCTGCGCCGCTCGATCGGCTACGTCATCCAGCACGCCGGACTGTTCCCGCACCGCACGGTGCTCAAGAACGTCATGACCGTCCCGAAGCTCATCGGGTGGGACACCGGTCGGGCGCGCAACGCCGCGATGGAGGCGATCGAGAAGGTCGGGCTCACCGCGGACCAGGCCGAGCGCTATCCCGCGCAGCTCTCCGGGGGTCAGCAGCAGCGCGTGGGCGTGGCCCGAGCCCTGGCCAGCGACCCCGAGGTCGTGCTCATGGACGAGCCGTTCAGCGCGGTCGACCCGCTCGTGCGGATGGACCTGCAGGCCGAGGTCAAGCGGCTGCAGCGCGAGCTCGGCATCACCGTGGTGCTCGTCACCCACGACATCGACGAGGCCATCGGGCTCGGCGACCACGTCGCCGTGCTGCGCCAGGGTGGTCGGCTCGCCCAGCTCGCAAGCCCGGGTGAGCTGCTGCGCGAGCCCGCCGACGACTTCGTCGCCAGCTTTGTCGGCAAGGACCGCGGCTACCGCAAGCTCGGCTTCACCGACGCCGTGGTCGAGCCCTCGGCGGAGCAGACGGTCACCCTCGGCCAGGACGTGCCCGCCGGGAGCGGCTGGGTGCTCGCCGTGAGCGAGGAGGGGGAGCCGCTGGGCTGGGTCGACCGGCACACCAGCGGCGGCCCGGTGGGAGAGGAGGAGCTGCACCGGATGGGTTCCCTCGCCGAGCTGGGCGACAGCGCCCGGGTCTTCCTGGACGCCGCGCTGTCCGCCCCGTCCGGGCGGGGCGTCGTCGTCGAGCAGGGCCGGGTGGTGGGCACGGTCGAGCCCCGCGAGGTCATCACGGCCCTCGAGCGGGAGCGCGCCGAGCGACCCACAGGTGACCCGGTGGCGCAGCCGGACGGTGAGCCTCAGGGCGAGCACGTGCAGGCGACCGACCCGCAGGAGGAGCACGCGTGA
- a CDS encoding anti-sigma factor: protein MNADRSEAARHERAEALLRRAGALDSTPSPATWDRIRAEVRTDSSETSPPPSRSSGTASPPPSQARRERRAHRARPTRWPLLAAAAVGALVAWLGTAVLGDVTDDPGVVVADADLADLPDAGQSVEGSAEVLNVDGERRLRVELAERPDAGDGYLEVWLLRPDTSGMVTIGVISGTQAEFSLPDGVELSEYPVVDISRERLDGDPTHGGESLVRGELRQASAGNDAPLSLNSANVVHNLRHTTLREDQA from the coding sequence ATGAACGCCGACCGCTCTGAGGCCGCACGCCACGAGCGTGCCGAGGCGCTGCTCCGGCGCGCCGGCGCGCTGGACAGCACCCCTTCGCCCGCCACCTGGGACCGCATCCGGGCCGAGGTCCGGACAGACTCCTCCGAGACCTCGCCGCCGCCGTCCCGCTCGTCTGGCACGGCGTCCCCGCCGCCGTCCCAGGCCAGGCGGGAGCGCCGCGCGCACCGCGCCCGCCCCACCCGCTGGCCGCTGCTTGCTGCCGCCGCCGTCGGTGCGCTCGTGGCCTGGCTGGGCACGGCCGTGCTGGGTGACGTGACCGACGACCCGGGCGTCGTCGTGGCGGACGCCGACCTGGCCGACCTGCCGGACGCCGGGCAGAGCGTCGAGGGCAGCGCCGAGGTCCTGAACGTCGACGGTGAGCGACGGCTGCGCGTCGAGCTCGCCGAGCGACCCGACGCCGGGGACGGCTACCTCGAGGTCTGGCTGCTGCGGCCCGACACCAGCGGCATGGTGACGATCGGGGTCATCTCCGGCACCCAGGCGGAGTTCAGCCTGCCGGACGGCGTGGAGCTGTCCGAGTACCCCGTGGTGGACATCTCCCGCGAGCGCCTGGACGGCGACCCCACCCACGGTGGGGAGAGCCTGGTGCGCGGTGAGCTGCGGCAGGCCTCGGCAGGAAACGACGCACCCCTGTCCCTCAACTCCGCAAACGTTGTGCACAACCTTCGACACACCACCCTCCGAGAGGACCAGGCATGA
- a CDS encoding ABC transporter permease, giving the protein MISLTWQWLTDPETWTGSGGILAQSVTHLRISLIALALAALVAVPVGLYIGHTGKGRWLAINLAGAFRAIPSLGVLFVGVLLLLPRLSGDLAFELPVVLVLVLLAIPPVLSGTYAGVESVDPAARDAARGVGMTGSQVLWQVEVPAALPLVLSGLRSAMLQIIATATIAAVVGIGGLGRYLIDGQASRQYEVMAGGAIAVAVLALLVDLAMAGIQRFVVSPGLVAAREH; this is encoded by the coding sequence ATGATCTCGCTCACCTGGCAGTGGCTGACCGACCCCGAGACCTGGACCGGGTCCGGGGGGATCCTGGCCCAGAGCGTGACCCACCTGCGGATCTCGCTCATCGCCCTGGCGCTGGCCGCGCTCGTGGCTGTCCCCGTGGGGCTCTACATCGGGCACACCGGCAAGGGTCGCTGGTTGGCGATCAACCTCGCCGGCGCCTTCCGCGCCATTCCCAGCCTGGGTGTCCTCTTCGTCGGTGTGCTGCTGCTGCTGCCCCGGCTGAGCGGCGACCTCGCCTTCGAGCTCCCGGTGGTGCTCGTACTGGTGCTGCTCGCCATCCCGCCCGTGCTCTCCGGGACGTATGCCGGTGTCGAGTCCGTGGACCCGGCGGCCAGGGACGCCGCCCGCGGCGTGGGCATGACCGGCTCGCAGGTGCTCTGGCAGGTGGAGGTGCCGGCCGCGCTGCCGCTGGTCCTCTCCGGGCTGCGCTCGGCGATGCTGCAGATCATCGCGACGGCGACCATCGCCGCGGTCGTGGGCATCGGCGGGCTGGGCCGCTACCTCATCGACGGCCAGGCCTCGCGGCAGTACGAGGTGATGGCCGGTGGGGCGATCGCGGTCGCCGTCCTGGCCCTGCTGGTCGACCTGGCCATGGCCGGGATCCAGCGGTTCGTCGTCTCCCCCGGCCTCGTCGCCGCTCGGGAGCACTGA
- a CDS encoding tryptophan-rich sensory protein produces MTVRAQQVVVTLTAVLWIGGTLVGTGAVAGGGVESQGGGLFSDSATLIAPQGPAFSIWSVIYLGLAGYVVWQWLPRVADSRWARATRLPAAAAIALNGLWLLVVFAGWVWLSVVVMLGIVVSLGLVLRATSGLPRQGLGADVWVSATFGLYLGWICVATCANIASWLVGLGVDADSAVSTWITVGVLAVVVVLALWLLSRTDQRLFQLGLTAAVVWGTAWVAAGRLTGDLRSEVVGIAAALTAVAVAFLGLRAAAQHMPDRAR; encoded by the coding sequence ATGACGGTGCGCGCGCAGCAGGTGGTCGTCACCCTCACGGCCGTCCTCTGGATCGGCGGCACGCTCGTCGGGACCGGTGCGGTCGCCGGCGGCGGGGTGGAGTCGCAGGGCGGCGGGCTCTTCTCCGACAGCGCCACCCTCATCGCCCCCCAGGGTCCCGCCTTCTCGATCTGGTCGGTGATCTACCTCGGTCTGGCGGGGTACGTCGTGTGGCAGTGGCTGCCCCGCGTCGCCGACTCGCGCTGGGCCCGCGCCACCCGCCTGCCCGCGGCGGCGGCCATCGCGCTGAACGGCCTGTGGCTCCTGGTCGTCTTCGCCGGGTGGGTCTGGCTCTCGGTCGTGGTCATGCTCGGCATCGTGGTCTCGCTCGGGCTCGTGCTCCGGGCCACCAGCGGGCTGCCGCGACAGGGGCTGGGCGCCGACGTGTGGGTCTCCGCCACCTTCGGGCTCTACCTGGGCTGGATCTGCGTGGCCACCTGCGCCAACATCGCGTCCTGGCTGGTGGGTCTCGGCGTGGACGCGGACAGCGCGGTCTCCACCTGGATCACCGTCGGGGTGCTGGCCGTCGTCGTGGTCCTGGCTCTCTGGCTGCTGAGCCGCACCGACCAGCGGCTCTTCCAGCTCGGCCTCACCGCTGCGGTCGTATGGGGGACGGCCTGGGTCGCGGCCGGCCGTCTCACCGGCGACCTCCGCTCCGAGGTGGTCGGGATCGCCGCGGCGCTCACCGCGGTGGCCGTCGCCTTTCTCGGACTGCGGGCCGCCGCACAGCACATGCCCGACCGTGCGCGGTGA
- a CDS encoding pyridoxamine 5'-phosphate oxidase family protein: MTEHHDTSPADPVTVTSDPDAVAKAHEVMSSMDIAMLTTVDSSSADGRLSSRPLSTQVHEEDGDVLFLVRSSSAVADDVRANAHVNVAYSSRKAWVSLAGTATVVDDRALVQQLWSKGADAFMEGGPENPDNVVLKVNGDTVMYWGGDSLIGTAVDTLKMVTGKGDQEDAGPTVVELP, from the coding sequence ATGACCGAGCACCACGACACCAGCCCCGCCGACCCGGTGACCGTCACCTCCGACCCCGATGCCGTCGCGAAGGCCCACGAGGTGATGTCCAGCATGGACATCGCCATGCTCACCACGGTCGACTCCAGCTCGGCGGACGGCCGGCTCAGCAGCCGCCCGCTGTCCACGCAGGTGCACGAGGAGGACGGCGACGTCCTCTTCCTCGTGCGCTCGAGCAGCGCCGTGGCGGACGACGTGCGGGCCAACGCCCACGTCAACGTCGCCTACTCCTCGAGGAAGGCGTGGGTGTCGCTCGCCGGCACCGCCACCGTGGTCGACGACCGCGCCCTGGTGCAGCAGCTCTGGTCCAAGGGTGCCGACGCCTTCATGGAGGGCGGCCCGGAGAACCCGGACAACGTGGTGCTCAAGGTCAACGGCGACACCGTCATGTACTGGGGTGGCGACTCGCTCATCGGCACAGCCGTCGACACGCTGAAGATGGTCACCGGCAAGGGCGACCAGGAGGATGCCGGGCCGACCGTCGTGGAGCTGCCGTGA
- a CDS encoding DUF4397 domain-containing protein has translation MRKITATGAVALLAGASTVALAGPAMADNHEATVSVLHGVPGLTVDVYVNGEETVPDFEPGTLTDPMMLPEGSYDIEVYADGDDPESAEPAISAEGVEVPGGANVTLAAHLMEDGTPTLSAFANDTSALDAGQARLTVRHAAAAPAVDVRAGGSPVVEGLTNPNEGILNLEAAMVSADVVLAGTEDVVIGPADLDLAEGTNTIVYAWGSAEDGTLDLAVQTIDGLHGDPGGVPSGQGGLATSGPVLAVLLMAGAAGAVLAGSRLVRREVA, from the coding sequence ATGCGGAAGATCACAGCCACGGGCGCCGTCGCCCTGCTGGCCGGCGCCAGCACGGTCGCCCTCGCCGGTCCGGCGATGGCCGACAACCACGAGGCCACGGTCTCGGTCCTGCACGGTGTCCCCGGTCTCACCGTCGACGTCTACGTCAACGGTGAGGAGACCGTCCCCGACTTCGAGCCCGGCACGCTGACCGACCCGATGATGCTCCCCGAGGGCAGCTACGACATCGAGGTGTATGCCGACGGCGACGACCCCGAGTCGGCCGAGCCGGCCATCTCCGCCGAGGGCGTCGAGGTGCCGGGAGGCGCCAACGTCACCCTCGCCGCGCACCTGATGGAGGACGGCACCCCGACGCTGTCCGCCTTCGCCAACGACACCTCCGCGCTCGACGCCGGCCAGGCCCGGCTGACCGTCCGGCACGCGGCAGCGGCCCCGGCGGTCGACGTGCGCGCCGGGGGCAGCCCCGTGGTGGAGGGGCTCACCAACCCCAACGAGGGGATCCTCAACCTCGAGGCCGCCATGGTGTCGGCCGACGTGGTGCTCGCGGGCACCGAGGACGTCGTGATCGGCCCGGCCGACCTCGACCTCGCCGAGGGCACCAACACCATCGTCTACGCGTGGGGCTCCGCCGAGGACGGCACGCTCGACCTCGCGGTGCAGACCATCGACGGCCTGCACGGTGACCCGGGCGGCGTCCCCTCGGGCCAGGGTGGCCTGGCCACCTCGGGGCCGGTCCTCGCGGTGCTCCTCATGGCCGGCGCTGCCGGTGCGGTGCTCGCCGGCAGCCGCCTGGTCCGTCGCGAGGTCGCCTGA